From a region of the Candidatus Fermentibacter sp. genome:
- a CDS encoding oleate hydratase yields MRAVVVGGGISGIAAAYFLLRECRDPDLEVHLFEKRPEPGGLCRTVGMEGGFGFDFGPHNIHSVDPWFNSFMEDLLGEEYRTRVYKPRVVFRDSFIPYPMKGLDILGGISPLTSAACAASFLWSRVESLFREWRDDSFEDFIRNRFGRKLYDIYFGPFTEKTWGVPGSMISADFGRQRIGIFTLWDLFKRTFLGMKPRAMEAEEDPFLNSRCVYPDHGSGTVIEALLGPCIADPRFAMHAGEPVTGLRPDGAGMAVSAASSEMHADLVFSSISLEDLSSMLGLPDPGLVYISTRFLLVTLEQESVFGTTPWVYFADDRTSFNRVSEPRNMSPHMAPEGRTSLCIEFTTTGRDTIASAPGEDLLDRAVSGLSGYGLVSPGAVMDWRVVDWENTYPLRTIDYRSATSKALASLEPCRNLVTHGRLGRFEYFNMDHCVLDARKTVAEALGGISRDGRACPGTGA; encoded by the coding sequence ATGAGGGCCGTCGTCGTCGGAGGCGGGATCTCGGGGATCGCAGCCGCGTACTTCCTGCTGCGCGAATGCCGCGATCCGGACCTCGAGGTGCACCTGTTCGAGAAGAGGCCAGAACCCGGGGGGCTCTGCCGGACCGTGGGCATGGAGGGCGGGTTCGGGTTCGACTTCGGGCCGCACAACATCCACTCCGTCGATCCGTGGTTCAACTCCTTCATGGAGGATCTGCTGGGCGAGGAGTACCGGACGCGCGTCTACAAGCCCAGGGTCGTGTTCAGGGACAGCTTCATCCCCTACCCGATGAAGGGGCTGGACATACTGGGCGGGATATCGCCCCTCACCTCCGCCGCGTGCGCCGCGAGCTTCCTCTGGAGCAGGGTGGAGTCGCTCTTCCGCGAGTGGCGTGACGACAGCTTCGAGGACTTCATCCGCAACAGGTTCGGCAGGAAGCTCTACGACATCTACTTCGGCCCCTTCACCGAGAAGACCTGGGGAGTGCCCGGCAGCATGATCTCGGCAGACTTCGGCAGGCAGAGGATAGGCATCTTCACTCTCTGGGACCTCTTCAAGCGCACCTTCCTGGGCATGAAGCCCAGGGCGATGGAGGCCGAGGAGGATCCGTTCCTCAACTCCAGGTGCGTCTACCCGGACCATGGCAGCGGAACGGTCATCGAAGCCCTGCTCGGACCCTGCATCGCCGACCCGAGGTTCGCGATGCACGCGGGCGAACCGGTGACCGGGCTCCGTCCGGACGGGGCAGGGATGGCCGTGTCGGCGGCCTCCTCAGAGATGCACGCCGACCTGGTGTTCTCGAGCATCTCGCTCGAGGACCTGTCCTCCATGCTCGGGCTTCCCGACCCCGGCCTGGTATACATCTCCACCCGCTTCCTCCTCGTGACGCTCGAGCAGGAGAGCGTCTTCGGCACGACGCCCTGGGTCTACTTCGCCGACGACAGGACGTCGTTCAACAGGGTGAGCGAGCCCCGGAACATGAGCCCGCACATGGCCCCCGAGGGCAGGACTTCCCTGTGCATCGAGTTCACGACTACGGGTCGGGACACGATCGCATCGGCCCCGGGTGAGGATCTGCTCGACCGGGCGGTTTCCGGCCTCTCGGGGTATGGTCTGGTGTCTCCGGGTGCGGTGATGGACTGGCGGGTGGTGGACTGGGAGAACACCTATCCGCTCAGAACCATAGACTACAGGAGCGCGACCTCGAAGGCGCTCGCATCCCTCGAACCCTGCCGGAACCTCGTCACGCACGGCAGGCTGGGCCGGTTCGAGTACTTCAACATGGACCACTGCGTTTTGGACGCCCGCAAGACCGTAGCGGAGGCACTGGGCGGAATCTCCCGCGACGGGCGCGCCTGCCCGGGGACTGGCGCTTGA
- a CDS encoding O-antigen ligase family protein, giving the protein MSELLTYALTAAGVLLALTSVVSARSRLILFYALMFMTMGGLQLEVPLLGSGMRSVLALLLLAVSWRTVSTAVAWLRASRILAPAALMAVYLVVSNLVLSSDPSFKTSFENAGNFVFFLLCTAFLLSGTDRQVKWLLIVTGLGLLSNILAYTPRWVPFMSGRTVFGPVPHYQEPAGSGLLLLPILLMFLHSAPRIRDRVASLAGIVFVTVATFITGARTPAAAYVAVLALYRRKVWWALALFATGALVFTMLPENEQTERMVDRIQQLSLAARTGTLQQNPDAGMRLENIRIALEGFVEKPVFGWGVGSWYSYRQSRTGMLGYTLSTHSGWALLLFETGLVGTVLYALLIIACLRGLDLKFTGDLAGDIGFVAFLGVVSLLIVSLGGDTLLKRGTFTFMSFGAYARCAALRKAIWERGKT; this is encoded by the coding sequence TTGTCCGAGCTCCTCACATACGCGCTCACGGCCGCAGGGGTCCTGCTCGCCCTGACTTCGGTGGTCTCGGCCCGCTCGCGGCTGATCCTGTTCTATGCCCTGATGTTCATGACGATGGGAGGGCTACAGCTCGAAGTCCCCCTGCTGGGGTCGGGGATGCGTTCGGTACTGGCCCTTCTGCTGCTGGCGGTCTCCTGGAGGACCGTCTCCACGGCCGTCGCATGGCTCAGGGCCTCCCGGATACTCGCCCCGGCCGCCCTGATGGCCGTCTACCTCGTCGTTTCCAACCTGGTACTGAGCTCCGATCCCTCGTTCAAGACCTCCTTCGAGAACGCCGGGAATTTCGTCTTCTTCCTGCTTTGCACGGCGTTCCTGCTCTCCGGCACGGACAGGCAGGTGAAGTGGCTCCTCATCGTGACGGGTCTCGGGCTGCTCTCCAACATCCTTGCCTACACCCCCCGCTGGGTGCCCTTCATGAGCGGGAGGACCGTCTTCGGCCCCGTCCCCCACTACCAGGAGCCTGCGGGCAGCGGCCTGCTGCTCCTCCCGATCCTCCTGATGTTCCTCCACTCGGCGCCCCGCATCAGGGACCGGGTGGCCAGCCTCGCCGGGATCGTCTTCGTCACGGTGGCCACTTTCATCACCGGGGCGAGGACCCCCGCGGCAGCCTATGTAGCCGTGCTCGCGCTGTACAGGCGGAAGGTCTGGTGGGCCCTGGCCCTCTTCGCGACAGGGGCGCTGGTGTTCACGATGCTGCCCGAGAACGAGCAGACAGAGAGGATGGTGGACCGCATCCAGCAGCTCTCGCTGGCCGCGAGGACGGGCACTCTCCAGCAGAACCCGGATGCCGGGATGAGGCTCGAGAACATCCGCATCGCGCTCGAGGGATTCGTCGAGAAGCCCGTCTTCGGCTGGGGGGTCGGCTCGTGGTACTCCTACAGGCAGTCGAGGACGGGCATGCTCGGATACACGCTCTCCACACACAGCGGATGGGCTCTGCTGCTCTTCGAGACCGGGCTGGTCGGAACCGTGCTCTATGCGTTGCTCATCATCGCCTGTCTCAGGGGCCTCGACCTGAAGTTCACGGGCGACCTCGCCGGCGACATAGGCTTCGTCGCATTCCTGGGGGTGGTCTCGCTGCTGATAGTGAGCCTCGGTGGAGATACCCTCCTGAAGAGGGGCACCTTCACGTTCATGAGCTTCGGTGCCTACGCCAGGTGCGCCGCGCTCAGGAAGGCGATCTGGGAACGGGGGAAGACCTGA
- the wecB gene encoding UDP-N-acetylglucosamine 2-epimerase (non-hydrolyzing) yields the protein MKLVTVLGTRPEIIRLSIVIGRLDGLCDHRVVHTGQNSDPALSDVFFSELGVRRPDAFLGVDTSSPGRQLAGILEGCERVFREERPDRVLVLGDTNSALSVIIAKRAGIPVFHMEAGNRCFDDRVPEEVNRRIVDSCSDVLMPYTERSRANLLREGYRSARILVTGNPILEVLERNTDAIDSSGILDRLGLEPGGYFLVTAHRAENVDPEPRLASLFESLSRVGREHGLPVIVSTHPRTRDRLAAMGGLPADSGISLMDPFGLFDFVKLEKNARCVLSDSGTVQEECCILHVPNVTLRDVTERPETVECGSNILAGVEPGNVSRCVHAALSRKPSWTPPPEYMARDVSATVASILMSRLEPAPPG from the coding sequence ATGAAGCTGGTAACCGTTCTCGGCACGCGGCCCGAGATCATCCGCCTCTCGATCGTGATCGGGAGGCTCGACGGCCTCTGCGACCACAGGGTGGTGCACACCGGGCAGAACAGCGATCCGGCCCTCTCGGACGTCTTCTTCTCCGAACTGGGGGTCAGGAGGCCGGACGCATTCCTCGGCGTGGACACGTCGAGCCCGGGAAGGCAGCTCGCGGGCATCCTCGAGGGCTGCGAACGGGTCTTCAGGGAGGAGAGGCCCGACAGGGTTCTCGTCCTCGGCGACACGAACAGCGCCCTTTCGGTGATCATCGCCAAGCGGGCGGGCATACCCGTCTTCCACATGGAGGCCGGGAACCGCTGCTTCGACGACAGGGTGCCAGAGGAGGTCAACCGGCGCATAGTCGACTCCTGCAGCGACGTTCTGATGCCGTATACCGAGAGGAGCAGGGCCAACCTCCTGAGGGAGGGGTACCGCTCCGCCAGGATTCTCGTCACGGGGAACCCGATCCTCGAGGTCCTCGAACGCAACACGGACGCCATCGACTCCTCCGGCATCCTCGACAGGCTGGGCCTCGAACCCGGCGGATACTTCCTCGTGACGGCGCACAGGGCCGAGAACGTCGATCCGGAACCCAGGCTCGCGAGCCTGTTCGAGTCGCTCTCCAGGGTCGGGCGCGAGCACGGGCTGCCAGTGATCGTCAGCACCCATCCCCGCACGCGTGACAGGCTGGCCGCCATGGGCGGGCTCCCCGCGGACTCGGGCATAAGCCTGATGGACCCCTTCGGGCTGTTCGACTTCGTGAAGCTCGAGAAGAACGCGCGGTGCGTGCTCTCGGACAGCGGAACCGTCCAGGAGGAGTGCTGCATCCTGCACGTGCCCAACGTCACCCTGAGGGACGTCACCGAAAGGCCCGAGACGGTGGAGTGCGGCAGCAACATCCTGGCCGGCGTCGAGCCCGGCAACGTCTCGAGGTGCGTTCATGCGGCGCTGTCGAGGAAGCCGTCCTGGACACCGCCTCCGGAATACATGGCGCGTGACGTCTCGGCCACCGTCGCCTCGATCCTGATGTCGCGCCTGGAACCGGCTCCCCCGGGCTGA
- a CDS encoding polysaccharide biosynthesis protein, with amino-acid sequence MSCLEGKRLLVTGGTGSLGQVLVRRLLSGEMGTPSAVVVFSRDEAKQHFMRMDYAHARAATDEIIYDNSKRLLEFRIGDVRDYHSVAAVLQGVDVVFNAAALKQVPTCEYFPFEAVRTNVQGPENIIRAIQELGLPVETVVGISTDKACKPVNVMGMTKALQERVFQQGNMRCPRTRFVCVRYGNVLASRGSVIPLFLDQIRAGGPVTITTRDMTRFLLSLDDAVDTVFAAVRDALPGETWIPRAPSARMTDLAGALIGGRDIATVITGIRPGEKIHEILVSEEEAFRTFATGDGFYAIGSILPEVRGTSRAGEPIGGEYSSAGSLIGPEALCELLSRNSLMPDMVDGAGGELLR; translated from the coding sequence ATGAGCTGTCTCGAAGGAAAGAGGCTCCTGGTAACCGGAGGCACCGGATCGCTGGGGCAGGTCCTTGTCAGGAGGCTCCTCTCGGGCGAGATGGGCACCCCCTCCGCGGTGGTGGTCTTCTCGCGCGACGAGGCCAAGCAGCACTTCATGCGGATGGACTACGCGCATGCCAGGGCCGCCACTGACGAGATCATCTACGATAATTCGAAGCGCCTGCTGGAGTTCAGGATAGGCGACGTGAGGGACTACCATTCGGTTGCGGCCGTCCTCCAGGGCGTGGACGTCGTGTTCAACGCCGCGGCTCTCAAGCAGGTGCCCACGTGCGAGTACTTCCCGTTCGAGGCTGTCAGGACCAACGTCCAGGGTCCCGAGAACATCATCCGCGCCATCCAGGAGCTGGGGCTGCCGGTCGAGACGGTCGTGGGGATCTCGACGGACAAGGCCTGCAAGCCGGTCAACGTCATGGGCATGACCAAGGCGCTGCAGGAGCGCGTCTTCCAGCAGGGCAACATGCGCTGCCCCCGGACGAGGTTCGTCTGCGTGCGCTACGGGAACGTCCTGGCCTCGAGGGGTTCGGTCATACCGCTGTTCCTCGACCAGATCAGGGCAGGCGGGCCCGTCACGATCACCACCCGCGACATGACACGGTTCCTGCTGAGCCTGGACGACGCGGTCGACACTGTCTTCGCCGCGGTGAGGGACGCCCTCCCGGGCGAGACCTGGATCCCCAGGGCCCCGTCCGCACGCATGACCGACCTGGCCGGGGCGCTCATCGGCGGCAGGGACATAGCCACCGTGATCACGGGGATCAGGCCGGGAGAGAAGATCCACGAGATCCTCGTCTCGGAGGAGGAGGCGTTCAGGACGTTCGCCACCGGCGACGGGTTCTACGCCATCGGCTCCATCCTGCCCGAGGTCCGCGGGACCTCGCGGGCCGGCGAGCCCATCGGCGGCGAGTACAGCTCGGCCGGGTCGCTCATCGGGCCTGAGGCGCTGTGCGAGCTGCTGTCGCGCAACTCGCTCATGCCGGACATGGTCGACGGAGCGGGCGGGGAGCTGCTGAGATGA
- a CDS encoding lysylphosphatidylglycerol synthase transmembrane domain-containing protein: MTRRARLLGILLPAAVSAGLLLLVYRRVDPGTLLSGLGEADPAWAVMYVLLSSIEPILRGLRWSMLAGTASPGTAIRGLFIAKAGNNLLPLRMGDAMRAQFIRDRAGVPYSRSVASILAESVLDLFFLGAIVLVFGVFLASSRGLLLAAAILVAVPLLAFLAMKIPGRLPQGIRRSAPCAVLGKIAGHLRSMAAGPRWNGLLVSTSALWILTLATSYCGLRMFLPEVPLLGVIATIVFVYFSVLVPSAPGFIGTYHAAVAGSLALMGYDLCDFPAAPVAIHLLQFVPQTLTGLALGAGYMFSNDWGRAWEGFEHARKSLLDTGERA, encoded by the coding sequence ATGACCAGACGCGCCAGATTGCTGGGAATCCTGCTGCCCGCGGCCGTATCCGCCGGGCTGCTCCTGCTCGTCTACAGGCGGGTCGATCCCGGTACGCTCCTGTCCGGCCTGGGTGAGGCCGATCCGGCCTGGGCAGTCATGTACGTGCTACTCTCTTCCATAGAGCCGATCCTGAGAGGGCTGCGGTGGTCGATGCTGGCGGGAACCGCCTCGCCAGGCACCGCCATTCGAGGGCTCTTCATCGCGAAGGCCGGCAACAATCTACTGCCCTTGAGGATGGGTGACGCCATGCGCGCCCAGTTCATCCGGGACAGGGCGGGCGTGCCCTACTCACGGTCCGTCGCCTCCATCCTGGCCGAATCGGTTCTCGACCTGTTCTTCCTCGGCGCGATAGTCCTCGTGTTCGGGGTGTTCCTCGCCTCGAGCAGGGGTCTCCTGCTGGCGGCCGCGATCCTCGTCGCCGTCCCCTTGCTGGCATTCCTGGCCATGAAGATCCCCGGCAGGCTGCCTCAAGGGATCAGGCGTTCCGCTCCTTGCGCCGTGCTCGGCAAGATCGCGGGGCACCTGAGATCCATGGCCGCCGGACCCCGCTGGAACGGTCTCCTGGTTTCGACCTCGGCCCTGTGGATCCTCACCCTGGCCACCTCCTACTGCGGCCTGAGGATGTTCCTGCCCGAGGTGCCCCTCCTGGGCGTGATCGCCACCATCGTGTTCGTCTACTTCTCCGTGCTGGTGCCCTCGGCCCCGGGTTTCATAGGCACCTACCACGCGGCGGTGGCGGGGAGCCTCGCCCTGATGGGCTACGACCTGTGCGACTTCCCCGCGGCGCCGGTCGCGATACACCTGCTCCAGTTCGTGCCCCAGACCCTGACGGGTCTCGCCCTGGGAGCCGGGTACATGTTCTCGAACGACTGGGGCAGGGCCTGGGAGGGGTTCGAGCACGCCAGGAAGAGCCTTCTCGACACCGGAGAACGCGCATGA
- a CDS encoding GNAT family N-acetyltransferase yields the protein MAFEVYGNGDEGWKDAWRLLPPEAGDVFAGPGYYRAFAGLEPGASAECAVLRDERGILLHPYFRRRLAAIPWLGAPEGSCDLMTAYGYGGIYGDSDREGLLDDFMALFSDHCAKTGVVAELIRLNPLLGSEAALSRHYDLRKGNRQVVVALGRSDDEIWTGYRHNNRKNVNKALRSGVEVIREEPLGPHFGDFLSIYATTMDRRGADGGFRFPQGFYDTLAEGLGSGCTMFYALAGGVAVSAEMVLASKTAVYSYLGGTREDSFELRPNNLLKHEIIRWARDAGFRSFLLGGGPGGDDGIFDYKRSFAPEGILDFHLACRVYDGGVYGRLVARCMEHPPTAVPEAERYFLRWRYGR from the coding sequence ATGGCATTCGAGGTCTACGGGAACGGGGACGAGGGATGGAAGGATGCGTGGCGTCTGCTTCCGCCCGAGGCCGGAGACGTGTTCGCGGGCCCGGGATACTACCGCGCCTTCGCCGGCCTCGAGCCGGGAGCCTCGGCTGAATGCGCGGTACTCCGCGACGAGCGGGGCATCCTGCTCCACCCGTACTTCAGGCGCAGACTGGCGGCCATCCCGTGGCTCGGAGCACCTGAGGGCTCCTGCGATCTCATGACGGCCTACGGCTACGGCGGGATCTACGGCGACAGCGACAGGGAGGGCCTGCTGGACGACTTCATGGCTCTATTCAGCGACCACTGCGCGAAGACCGGCGTAGTTGCGGAGCTGATCCGCCTCAACCCGCTCCTCGGTTCGGAGGCCGCACTTTCGCGACACTACGATCTGCGCAAGGGGAACAGGCAGGTCGTCGTGGCCCTGGGGCGTTCCGACGACGAGATCTGGACGGGCTACAGGCACAACAACCGCAAGAACGTGAACAAGGCCCTGCGGTCCGGAGTGGAGGTCATCCGGGAGGAGCCTCTGGGGCCGCACTTCGGCGACTTCCTGTCCATCTACGCGACGACGATGGACCGCAGGGGCGCGGACGGGGGATTCCGCTTCCCGCAGGGTTTCTACGACACCCTGGCCGAAGGGCTGGGGAGCGGATGCACGATGTTCTACGCCCTCGCAGGCGGCGTGGCAGTCTCGGCCGAAATGGTGCTCGCCTCCAAAACGGCGGTCTACTCATACCTGGGCGGCACGAGGGAGGACTCCTTCGAACTCAGGCCCAACAACCTGCTCAAGCACGAGATCATCAGATGGGCGAGGGACGCGGGGTTCCGCAGCTTCCTGCTGGGCGGCGGCCCGGGCGGCGACGACGGTATCTTCGACTACAAGCGGTCCTTCGCCCCCGAAGGGATACTGGACTTCCACCTGGCCTGCCGCGTGTACGACGGGGGCGTCTATGGAAGGCTCGTCGCCCGCTGCATGGAGCATCCCCCGACGGCCGTGCCGGAGGCGGAGCGGTACTTCCTGAGATGGAGATACGGGAGGTAG